The window CATTATCCAGGCCATTTACAAAAGCACTGAGCACATTCCATTCATAAGAACTCGGCACATGCCAACCATCAGGACAAATTCCCTGAATGGGCAATTCTGCAGAGCAAGAATTCCACATTCCATAATCATCACCCCATATCAGGCTATCCAAATAACAACCCGTAACCGGAGCATCAATCATCTCTTCATAAGTGTATGTCTCTTTGGAACCATAAGCCAAATTTTCAGCCATCCATACCCAGCCGCCAATATCAACGGTCTTATAGACATGCCCGTCGCGCGCATCTATAAGGGAATCAAACGTTCCCGTGTAGGTGTTCTCGGCACGATGAATTTGGAGGTCCAAGCCCTTTTTCCCTTCTCCTTGAATGCATCGAACAACATTCCCGAAAGCATATTCTTTCATCGAAGTAGAGAACTCGGCATGGGCATTATACTTTGACATGACAAGCGTTATAACATCGCCATAAGAACGCACATCAGAACTCAGAATTTCAACAAATCCATCCTTAGTAGAAGGCATCAGGTCGAATCCAAAACAATCCACCCCATTACCAACACCTTCCCACCCCATAGTCGATTTCAAATACTTGCCAGCATATTTGGGGCCACCGGCAAAATCGACCAAAGCTTGAAGATCATCGGCTGTCGGCAGGTGCCAGCCATCGGGACAAAGACCTTGAGCCGGCCGCGCAATAGGGCAATTACCAAAGGCAATTCCATCATAAACAAATAATTCGCCCGAATGACAGCCCGTCGCAACAGAATCAATCGCTTCAATCCAGGAATAAGCATAAGGATCCTCGTGATTGTAGTTTTTATACACCAAATTTTCGGCCATCCACACCTGATTTCCAATCGTTACAGTTCTATAAACATGGCCATCTCGAGAGTCAATAAATAGACCTAATTTTTTCGTAGACTCGGAGCATGCAAATCCTGGATCTTCGGAATTACCGACAGGAGTCCAAGAACTGGAAGAATTACGATTGAGCAGCGAGCGGGAACTAGAAGAAAGATTGGATGCAGAACAGGAAGATACATCGTCCAAATTCAAAGACAAAGTATTTTCATGACAAGCAGAAAGAACCGCCAGCAGAGACAATACGCATAAAAAATCCTTTTTCATTCCAGTCCTCCAAAGCAAACTATAAAGCAATATAATCAAAAAAAACAAATCTTAATAGATATTTTGAAGGCAAAAAAAAAGAAGTCTCATAGTTTATACAAGACCTTGTTTTTCACGACACTGTTAATGATACAAGATGTGCGGAACGTAACGAAAAATTAAAGCAGAGAGTGAGTAAGAAGTAGGAAGTGGTTAGGGATAGACGAGAGAAAAAAGTTGTCATTGCGAGGGGCGAATAGCCCTGAAGCAATCTCCGCGAGTCAGCTGTGAGGTCGGGGCTAAAGCCCTTTTGAGCTATGAGGTCGCGACCTTCGGTCGCTTTGTGGTATGAGGTATATAAACCTCACAGCTCATCGCTCACTGCTCATTACTCTTGCCTCTCCGCTATTCCCCGACAAACTTTTCAATCACCTCGGCGATTGCCGAATGATTGTTGTCGTTTGCAGTCACATAATCG of the uncultured Fibrobacter sp. genome contains:
- a CDS encoding FISUMP domain-containing protein, whose protein sequence is MKKDFLCVLSLLAVLSACHENTLSLNLDDVSSCSASNLSSSSRSLLNRNSSSSWTPVGNSEDPGFACSESTKKLGLFIDSRDGHVYRTVTIGNQVWMAENLVYKNYNHEDPYAYSWIEAIDSVATGCHSGELFVYDGIAFGNCPIARPAQGLCPDGWHLPTADDLQALVDFAGGPKYAGKYLKSTMGWEGVGNGVDCFGFDLMPSTKDGFVEILSSDVRSYGDVITLVMSKYNAHAEFSTSMKEYAFGNVVRCIQGEGKKGLDLQIHRAENTYTGTFDSLIDARDGHVYKTVDIGGWVWMAENLAYGSKETYTYEEMIDAPVTGCYLDSLIWGDDYGMWNSCSAELPIQGICPDGWHVPSSYEWNVLSAFVNGLDNADDFAKGAFTGQMLKSTSGWPSGKNGLDAYGFGAKPANGEDEVRFWSSTDSPTKWDWFGNIYMVIGADSAGLEVYEINRYNNSGYPVRCLKDGENQQPSPYIYSSVGCDKPTPYSGAYGLVTDERDGNVYRTVNIDGTVWFVDNLKYDVPGGLTFCNCGDTTSCDAWGRLYPWTEAKVACPAGWRLPILEEAQHLVAFTRQTHYDLGGCNYDGDLLRATEGWKYEQGNNMLGFGAVPAGLKYFELDGFSTVTEEYCNKWPWEVNGGGGRASFWLYSDTLKRRPDALFLDESSKPIDLSSASDVKTAYSIRCVKE